CATCCTCGGCTCTGCGAGTTCAGGATGCCTGCCAGTGAGCCAGGCGAGCCACTCGCCCAGCATGGTCGCGGCCAGAGGGCGCAGCAGTGGCGCCACGCACGCCCGCGCGCCCGCAGTGGCCGGCAGTGGAACTAACGCGTAGCCGCGCAGCGTGTCCCCGCCTATCGTGTTCTGTGCGCGGACTGTGATCACCAGTTGGGGCCCTGTTTGGGAGTTCACAGGAAGTCAAAATatcaacaacaaattaaaacgGCTGAATGGTGTGTTTAATCTGTCAATTACTACCTGTTTAGTACCTATGTAACTATTCCAGTTTTATACTTAAACTTTTAAATGCTTCTTGCACTTTTCTGCAACTTCAAGTAACAATTCCTACCGTGCCGTACTAGACTTGAGAAAATGTAAACGTTAGCGTTCTACAAGCCCATCGCGTTGCCTACATGATCAGTAAATAAGTAGCTTACAGGACAACAGGAGGTATTTACCAACATATAGCAAGATGGATGTTTGCTTTTTGCCACATTTATATAACTGAAGTATTTCAATTTATCGACTACCGACTTGAAAAATATCAAGTCAAATGGCGTTGAGTTTAATATTTATGCATAGCGCAACTTACATCCTGACACATTTGTGCTGCTGAAAACCATCTCCAAAGGCATATTAAAGACTACTTTTTCTGGATTGGCTCCTGAACGAGCCATCTGACTGTTCCCTGATGTTAAACCCGACACCGGACTCCAGTCGGGGCCCCAGACAGCCTCATATTGAATATACAACAACTCGTCGAATACACCCGCCGGGAACACCACATTTTCAATTTGACCCGTAAATGACACGAGAAACTTGGTGATTTCGATTTCTTTCATTTATAAATTCACGAAATGATAATTTCGCATTCAGTTTCCGCGTACACCGGGTAAATTTGTGTTGACAGGAAAACGAAACCAAAACAAACGTCGCTATAGCAACGAATGTTGCCagaattaaaatgttttataaaaaccgTAAAATGTACCTAACGACGCTCGtcatatcatttttttaattaataatgctacaaaaataatCCCCATTTTCAAGACGACtaaaatttattcaaattattaaatttgactTATTGTATAAAGTTACGGTTTTTTCTATAATCATAGACAATACGAAAACATGCTTCCGTTAAACTGCTTTACCGACACGGCTTAGAATTTTGTCACTAGATGGAGTTTCTTTCAAAAATTCGCCAATCGGCCACCATTGTTGGAAGTGATTTTACAGCATTTTGTCGAAACTTGTTTAATTTGTGATAGTTCTCGGCAAAATACAAAGTTAAACTCGGTAAGACACATTATTCAACATTCCAGACACGTCTTTCAAGTCTTAAATTGGTGCATTAGTGCTTAATTTCGATTTGTAAATGCGTTCAAAATGTCACGCGAAGTGAGCATCAGACCCTTGAACACCATTCCACACGCGAAATAAATCTGGTTTTCTTTGATACAAGTGTTGTTTACGCCCATATGAGTGTTGTCGGTGTTTCGGGATAGTGATAGGCTGTGCGGTGGCGGTGTGAAATTAATGTGTTCGCATGGGAACGTTTCAGAAGGATCTGCACACGTCGTAAGGGAGAAGAGTTACGCGGGCGAAGGCTTGAATATTGCCGGCATCATTATGGTGGACTGAGAGGGTGTTTGTTGTGGGACTCAGCTGGACTCGCGTCGAGAACCGCCATGTCCGGCTCGCAGCACAACCCCAACGGGCGGCAGTCGCAACTGGGCTCTAGCTGGAGCCCCCTGCAGGTGGTACTTTATATTCTTGTTTTGTTGTCCCACAAGCATTCTTAACCTATTTGCCTACTCTtgttagaataatttattttgtaggaCATTGCTTGATTTAAAACAATGCTCTTTATAGTCTTATCAATGAATTGATGAAGCTTATCTGACACACTAATacagtttaagtaaaaaatcatTCTAAAATCACATATTTGGAAGCTCTTTgaatgtttgttgtttttttttattactaaataaaCTCAAGTGCTTGTCACATCTATTCACAATTACAAATCTTGCTTGATATTACACTTGTTGGTAAAATTAAATTGTACCCAATATAAGCTCCCCATGTTATCACTGCACATGTGCATGCCAGCTGATCCACACATAATTGTGTGTCAACAGCTTAAGGTcaaataatgtaattatttttatctaaattaCAAAGTGTCCGACCAAAACATGTTTTCTTGCTGAAACCGAAGGTTCGGCTTTGGCTCTAGTTTTGGCCGAAACAGAAACTTTTGTAgacttaaaaactgtaatagatgtcatatattaaagaaaaaaattttaatttatatatagtagtgtgactactttaaaaaacacaaatcaaaatatttaataaaataatttgatttgttcccaaacttgttttgTAGACTTGTTAaaatcattgaaaaaatgtcataaaaccgcttttatacacatattaagggtcggttgcaccaaaccgtctttttttcatttcattgtatgggaattttcatagttctctgttgAGTGATGtggatcagtctgtcaagtgtggtTGGTACAACTGGCCCTTAGACTGCGTCAACCATCAAGTAAACCAATTAATTTCTGCATAAATCAGTTTATTAATAATGTTGTCTTATTTGTTTCCCTCTTTTGATCCCTGTCACATGATTTAGTTTCATAAGTACAAAGTACATTTCGTAAGTTTCGGCCCGGCCGTTAggtttggccggtttttggtcGATACCGAAACTTCGGCCGAAAAATGATTTTGGCCGAAACTGAATCTTGGTTGGACACTACTTCAAATTATCAACAGGTTATTTTCATTGAGAACAAAACCTGTGATTGTGTACATGCTATTCATCCTAGCCTACtttatcaatatatttaatgtcaatAGGGAAATCCCCCTGCTTTATTTAGTGCACAAACAGCATATATTActaaaatatctgggagaccgaatTTTGAatattccgaaccacataattccgattataacaattccgatgaacattaacgatttttgaaatcacgaattccgaattgccattattccgaaaatTTTAATTCTGATTTGAcatgattcctattttaaatatcccaatttttttatttccgaataacgatttccgaatttattacaatattacTTAGTTTAGGTGCATATATTACATAGTGGGTCACGGTTCTATCGTAACCCACTTCTGgtaacagttcgttttcttggggattgcagttctaacctaacctaacccgctTCAGGCAACAGTTTGTTTACTTGGGGGTCGCAGCTCCAACCTAACCTaccccacttctggcaacagttcgttttcttgggggcgCAGTTCTAGaattgaatatcacgaatttcatttttccgaccttacaaaagaccgaatttctgaataccgaattactaaaacgtgaatCTTCATCTGAATATCacgaactagcgacccgccccggctttgcacgggtgcaatgctgatgtattatacatataaaccttcctcttgaatcactcttatctattaaaaaaaaccgcatcaaaatccgttgcgtagttttaaagatctaagcatacatagggacagacatccatccaggcagcaggaagcgactttgttttatactagatATGTAGTGATttaatttttccgaccttacaaaagaccgaatttctgaataccgaataattttatttccgatcggacaatgatttttcggaatataagaaatcggaactttaagctttcggtcaaatgacaatcggatttttcgtaaatagcacattcgtgattttcttccatcgtgtttttaaaaatcgatattttgatatttcggacgtaAAAGTCGGgattataaaaatcggaaaaacatatttcggaatatttgggtgttcctaaggctcccatacaacaaacgtgatttttttgccgctttttgcgtaatgatacggaaccctacgtgcgcgagacTGTTTCAGAAAGGTTCTTAATATCAGTGAAGAGAACATTACTATTCAGTTGCAGATGGCTAACCTGCTGGCGCGCGCGCCCCAGGCCCACATGGCCTCCGAGCGCGGCGTGACGTGGCACACGCCCACCCCCCCGCCGCACCTGTACCACGTGCCGCAGCCCTCACCCCCTGATCCGCTGCAGGTGAGAACGGTTAGACTTACTATTTGGGCGGTTTCAGACTACCGTTTAATACACGCCTGTTATAAGCGCGTGTAGGCGCTTATAGATCAAATGTAGCGAAATATAGGGCGCGTGTTAGCGCGTAACGCCGAAACGACCGTACACGCGCAGAAGAAAACGCTAGCCTGTAACCGCCCTTTATGTCGACAACTTTGTAGTTTGATACTGCGTTACGTCGTCGCTACGTCACTTTCGTTGACATATTGTCCTTGCTAAATTTTGCAAGTTTAAAAAACTATTACTAACATTAAGAGAAAATCCCCGGAAAAGGCAACTACAGCAATTTTACTCAAAACAGCAGTATGTGGAATTGTGTCCTTTGTAAACCTAATAGAATAAAAATCATATCTATCTTAAATAATTCAAAACTAAATAAAggattaaatacaaaatttactgaAAGAGTGATAGGATTTGCTGGTACaaatgagtcgcttaacttcaaacttggGTAAATCCATCCGTCAGATTAtgctattttggtattaagaaaaggtaaaagggtagatatttgctgagagggtcgaatggatttaactgagtttgaagttaagcgacacaaatattctttattattataacacaCTCTAAATACTTcaataataagttttttgtcaacaagcttttatcgctgactgtacttttctttcaacatgCAACtagtactcatcgagacaattctaacaaacccaaacacagttaggttacgttgttttatcacagagttcctatggtcaCCTCCTGTctacatcatcagatcagctcgataacATACATTTCAagtgaaataaaagcttgtaaaaaaagaataatacaGGAATTAAATTAATAGAATTAACGTTAAGAGCCACATTTGTCAGGCTTAGGGCAATGGACGGGGCACATTAGGCGATCTTCACATTGAAAACAAATTCGTATGTCGCTCCGGTGTGTGAGCCATTATATACGTGCATAGCGCTGTCACATTCATACACCGGAGCGACGTGAGAAgcatcagtgtgataaccgcgttATTCGTAAAACCAATGGCTGTTAGGGCAGAAAGGTACTAGCGGTATGGTTAGTGGCACCCGTACCTATACCGCAAGATGCAGCGTGAGAAGTTCCCAACAAGATTAACCAGCgatctggggcccgtttctcaaagcTTGtcacttgtaatacaagcggatgtcactttttgacagcttttgttagaaagagacgtccacttgtattacaagctacaagcttttgagaaacggccGGAGGCCTTTGTCTCCTTTTTGTATCTAACGTCTTTCAACTgcgacgatgatgatgacaacaGGCGATGGAttcgtttcatttcattttacaaCAATATATGTTCACAATTATTATCtaaacaatttcatttaaattccaCTGCCATCTGTTACTATGAATTATTGCTGGCACAACCAAATGTATGGCTGCCAATGCCACTTGAGTAAATATCGTTAGttctaaataacaaaaaatatatattcatacattttaaatgaaatgtttAATGCAACATCGTTTCTTGATAGGGCCATGTGATTTCTATATTATGATGTAAATGACAGAAAAACCAGATAAGGTAAccatttattcattaaataaaacaatggattgtagtaaaattttaattatgtcCTAAAATTAACTTAGTATGAGATCCTTTCATGGTTGGTTGGTTGCCGCTGTTATGTCATTAGCACTCCACcaacggatttatttactatagtAATATTGTATCTCATTGATCTTCAGTGACTCAATAAACCTATTGAGAAAATTATGACATTATCATTTTGTGGAACCAACTTATAATATCTAAGTATatccaaagagaatagatagcatagagggttactgtcgaAGTAAATTTTGttagtcatagtaaatttactgccatctatcgacacacgataaaaactaaaaatgaaaatgtataaaaatgacaaaaaattatatatataaatgatttttttatatttaattattatttttatatggttttgacccatgctctttcactgtgttaaaatttttaaatatcaaacggtgtcgtcaacgccatctagccaagcataggccaaaggtgtggcgccatctgtccgaGAATGACTTTTTCATAATTTCCAAGTCACGttatttccttagactttattcatcttatacggagttggAGTTATATTGGTATATCGGTCAAATACTAATTACTTAGCACGGGTAATCCAAGAGAACTTTGTATTCTTACAACTGTATCTGTTTGGTCAGGTGGTCGACCTTCCTAATAATCAAACTTTTTTAACGTATTTACATactttatgtacaataaattaagcacatatttaaactataaacgaaataaatgtcatatgcaaaggaaaaaattaccaaggccttcagtgcccggggctggaatagtagtgtgactacttttaaaaaacacaaattaaaatattttcataagaaagtaatttaatttgttcttagagtgaaGTACATATTTCTTCTTTCTTGGATTCCGCCGGAAAAGGAACCattatatgtagtttatttattcAAGTTTTCATATTATCCTTGTCAGCAACATTGGTCCTATTATCGTATATCTTATCCTATAAtagataatattgatttaagaATTTGCAAATGGCAAAGATAGTCATACCATTCAACAGCTGTTTCACTTTATAAATTGTAACATTTAGGGTGGGCATTTTTCCGCAGATTCAAGCactggtagcctagcggtaagagcgtgcgtcTTTCAATCCTGatgtcgcgggttcaaaccccggctcataccaatgagtttttcagaacttgtgtacgaaatatcatttaatattaatcAGTCgcatttcggtgaaggaaaacatcgtgaggaaaccggactcaTCCCGAtaaaggcctagtttaccctctgggttggaaggtcagatggcagcggaccccaggctcccatgagccgtgacaaAAAGCCGCGATAACGCAAAGGAGATGATGATTTTTTCCTGAGGTTTGtgttattaaaaagttactgattgtagaagatgggtaaaatcaaagaaaaaaaaaaatgtcgccGAGTGTGACATCTGAAATAGATTGCGTAATCAGTGCGCCACTTGTTTTGTGGCAACTGATTTATGAAACGTCAACTCTTGACAATCGGACTACCGCATAATGGCCCCGTACAACAATATTTACTTCAGCTATAAATTTCgaggatatatattttttatacaggaCCGGTCAAAAATATATCACCTTCAGATTTTTACGAAAGGTTGACTACGTAACCCTTAAAACGTACGCCGTAAAAACCTGaaggtgatatatttttagccGTTACTGTATCTCTTCCACTATGAACAACTCTTGGGCGTGTTATCGAGGCTTTATTGACTGCCGTGCCCTATTTCATTTTTACTGTGTCCTCTCTGACTGGGCACAATGTTTATCCCTTAAAGGCGCTCATGTTGCAGGCCATGAAGGGCGCGGGCAACTCGGTGTTCCGGCACACGGCGACGCCGCCGGAACTGTACCGCCACACGCCCACACCGCCCGACAAGCATCTACTCAGgtatgggttttttttttttttcaattaatagtACAATCAGTTATGAAGTCATTGAATGAGTGGAATTTCCATATGTAGTTGCATGACCACGCTAATCGTAAGAAAATTATCTACGCTTACAattatatacctagtcggctcataagttctgtcatatacatagtatcaaataaaatcaaaagtttaagtttattccgtataatttgtacagcgtttgaaagcttataaactagagaatctaaatgtataacatttattcaaaatgaccgccataattatctacacaggcttgaagtcttcgtggccagtcgtcaatggattcacgcaccactttcatgtcgatattggccactgccgtagcaagagattttttcagcgagtctagatttgcatgaggttttgagcacaccttttcctctaaatactgccatattttatagtctaaaggattaagatctgggctagaggagggccaatcttcatgccgtataaagtcgattttattggaggcgagccaggcttgtgtagactttgccttatgggctggagcagagtcctgctggaaaacccaatgctggtttagaaacatcgtatgggatagtggtttcacaatattagtcaacaccgtgtcttggtacactttggcactagtttttactcctttctcacaaaaatgcatactagtgacgcccgcataagaaactcccagccaaaccatcacagatgaagggtgatgacctctttgaatacggggaatgctattagacgcttctttactattgcgagcgtacactctatcattttgtttattacagttttcttctatgtcaaaaattttctcgtccgaaaacagtatacaacggtgcttatttttagcgtacttcttcaataaagctttagatcttttaagccttaaagctttaagccgaccattgagaagatgg
This genomic interval from Cydia strobilella chromosome 9, ilCydStro3.1, whole genome shotgun sequence contains the following:
- the LOC134743876 gene encoding B9 domain-containing protein 1; protein product: MKEIEITKFLVSFTGQIENVVFPAGVFDELLYIQYEAVWGPDWSPVSGLTSGNSQMARSGANPEKVVFNMPLEMVFSSTNVSGWPQLVITVRAQNTIGGDTLRGYALVPLPATAGARACVAPLLRPLAATMLGEWLAWLTGRHPELAEPRMLASGKENYLLRTESYGTVEVLTSMVSKDFRRLGYDNQPSTNETYNS